Sequence from the Chroogloeocystis siderophila 5.2 s.c.1 genome:
GATGAAGTTGCCTGCTCTGCTACAGCCGATTGTTTAGTAGTATCTACCATAACTTTCTGTTGGAGGATAAGAGTACAAGTGTTGCTCTATCATCGGTACCTACATTTTGGCGCCCAACTCTTCAGCTAAATGTCGAGTCAAATCCTCAATAGTAGGATAGTCGTATATCAGAGTGGGATCAACCTTACTATCTAGCCAAGCCTCTAGATCGCCAGTTAAACCAACTACTACAGCCGAATCCAAACCATAACGATCAAAAGGAATTGTGGTATCAATCTCATCAGGATTGATTTCAAGTAGGTCAGCTAGATATGAGACTATCCATGCTTGAATTTCTGCCGCAGTCGGCGCTATTTTACGTACGTTCTCTTTGGTAGTATGAATACTGTCTGAAACTGTAAGCGTTTTTGTTGCTTGCAGATTCTGAATTTCCATTGCTTAAATCCTTTAAAGCTTAAATTAATACTCTTTGGCTCCCAGTTACGTAAGTGTCCTTACTGACTGAGAAATGGCTACAGTGATGGTGTAACAGAATTTTGTCGTCCTTTAACCATGCCGATTTCTTGTAGGCGAAAAGTATTAGGTAATCTGTCACACAAACTTTGACGACTACCAAAACTTGGAAATGATGACTGAAGCTAATTTTGCAGTGGTAGTAGTCTAATCCGCTACTTTTGCAGTTTACTAGTTAGTACTTTCTGTAACACTGATTCAACCTCCGTGTGTAGATGCAGAAACTTTGCTTTGCTTTGAGGATTCTCACTCCAATCTTCCACGACGTCCAAATTTCCAGTCAGAAACTTAGAACGACAAGCATAGCGCTGAATCTTACCACTCGAAGTCTTGGGAATGCTCCCAGTTTTAACAAGTACTGCTGCGTAAACCTGGATACCGTGTTGCTCCGCTACGGCTTGACGGATATTCTCTATAATTTCGTTCATATTTAACTTACGCAAGTAACTCCGCTTCACCTCCTGAACAATAACTAAGCGCTCCGAACCCTTTACTTCCACTGCGAATGCAGCCCCACAACAAGGTTGTAAAGCCGGATGGCTCTTGTCTACTGTCAGTTCAATGTCTTGAGGATAATGGTTTTGCCCCCGAATAATGATTAGGTCTTTAATACGTCCAGTAATGAATAATTCGTCATTGTGCAAAAATCCCAAGTCTCCGGTACGTAGAAACGGCCCTGCAGATCTATCTGCTAGGTATGCATGAAAAGTTTGCTTTGTTTCTTCCGGTCGATTCCAATAGCCTTGAGCTATGCTCGGACTTGACACCCAAACTTCTCCCACTGTATTAGCAGGACATAAAGTTAATGAATCAGGGTCAATGATCGCAATTTCCTGGTTTAGCCAACTCTGACCACAGCTGACAATTGCTCGAGTACCTTCTTTCCCCGCAGAGGCTACTACTCGGTTTTGCTCAAGTTCTGTCCCGCTAACACGATGGATAATCGGCAAAGCTGTTTTCTGAGTCCCGGAAACAATCAAGGTCGCTTCAGCTAACCCGTAGCAAGGCAGAAAAGCCTCCCTCCGGAAGCCACAGGCTGCAAACTTAGCTGCAAACTGCTCTAGTGTTTCTGCACGTACGGGTTCGGCTCCTGTGAAAGCTACGTCCCAGCTGCTTAGGTCAAGATCAGCCATCTGTTCTGGCTTAATCTTGCGCACACACAGATCATAGGCAAAATTAGGTCCACCACTGGTAGTAGCTTGGTAACGAGAAATTGCCCGTAGCCAACGATAGGGTCTTTGAAGAAAGTCTACGGGTGACATTAGTGTAACTGAGCAACCGCCGAAAAGAGCCTGCAGCACTCCGCCAATCAACCCCATGTCATGATAGGGTGGCAACCAGATTACACCTTTGCTATTGGGCGTATGAGCAAAACATTTATGGATTAGAGCTGAATTGTGCAAAAGGTTGCCATGGCTCACCATAACGCCTTTCGGTGTACCCGTAGAGCCAGATGTGTACTGCAAAAAAGCTAAGGTGTTGTTGGTCAGTTGCGGCTTCTGCCACGCCCCGCCTAAGTTATAAGTAGCAATACTATCTGTGGCTAGCCAGCACAATTTGGTTAATTCCAGTTCCTTGACAAAGGAACTCTCTATATTGCTGATTAAGGAAGTCTTGGTAAGTGCTAACGTTGCCTGAGCATCCATCACAATCGCCTGCAACCTAGATAAAGTTTGATTGCGCCGAGGTGGATAAGCAGGAACAGCCACAATTCCAGCATATAAACACCCCAAGAAGGCAGTAATGAACTCCAATCCTGGTGGGTAGAGAAGCAAGGCACGGGAGCCTATGGTATCCAGATTCTGAAGCTTAGCTGCGATCACCCGTGCTTGTTGATCTAAATCTTTGTAAGTTAGGCTACCTACTTCTATTTCCCCATCCTGCAAAAAGGTACAGGCTTTTCGCTCAGGATGCTTTCGCGCCCTATACTCTAGTAGATCCACTAAGGATAAAAATTTATCTTTAATTTCGCTTGAATAATCGTGATCAGCGGTCATATTATCAACACCCTTCAACTAAAAAATAAAACTAAAAATTTTTAACTTTAAAGATTACAGCCTATTAACCTGTTCCTTGTCACTTACTTTGTAGAAGTAAAAACTGCTTCAAGTTCTCAGTCCAATACTGAGTCAATTTCCACGAACGGACAAAACATTTTTTTAAACAAGAAATAGTCTTTTGTATCTTTTCATATATTTAGCTTGCAGTTTAAACCAGCTTTTTTTAGTTGAGTCCAATTTCTCACATCTTCCTAAAAATTGCAACAATTTATTTTTTTATTTTGGTAAAAAATGATACAAAAAAGTACTACAACTATCCCTTGAATCAGTATTTTTCTGAACATAGTTCCAGAATCTGAAAAAAAGTGACTTCCTATACATAGAACTTGTACTTTTGCATTTCCGTCATCTCATTCCCTGTATTTTGGAAAAATGAAAATTCACTCATAAGATAAGTTTTTTAAATTATCTTCTTAAAAGTTTGCCTTATTTTCTTTCTCAAAATTTTATTCACTCCAGTTCAGTAAATAAAATTATTTTTTAAAGATATAGAGGTTACTAACTATACTATTAATCATACTTTATAGATTGCTAATTATGAACTATAGCAATCTGGAATCATTTGTGAAAAAATACTGAAAGAGGGTAGAGTATTTTTTAATACAGATGTGCAGGGTGCAAAGATGTGGATTCAATCATTAGAAGATTTTATCAAAAATAGCCACGATAAACGTGAAATCATGTGAGCGCTCGCAGTCAAAATGCTGGTATGTGGATACAAACATAAAGAGATAATGCCAATATTGGATGTTTTATCAGGCTTTATAAGTACATGGAAAAAAGCACTCTTTCAAAATGGAGTTGAGGGGTTAAAGTTAGCGCATAAAGGAAGCAGAGGGTTTTTAGATGTTCCAGAACATCGGTCGTTGATTGAATGGTTACAAACCAAAGCTAAATGGACTTTTAATGAGCTAGAGTACCACATTGCATCTAAGTGTGGGGTTACATTTGAGTCCAAACAAAGCTACTATAATTTGTTTATTGCTGGAAGCGCGACGAGCCGAGATAGAATTGGGGGAACTAGTCGTATTCATGGTTGACGAATGTCATCTCCTCTGGGCGATATATGTAGATATGTGTGGGGTAAAACCAGTGAGCGAGTCACAATTCCAGTTGAAAATACCCGTTTTAAGCAAACATACTTCAGTGGATTGACTACAGAACTAAGGAATTTCTAACTTTTAGGGCTACAAAAGGTGATTCTGAAAACACAATGAATTTCTT
This genomic interval carries:
- a CDS encoding acyl carrier protein; translated protein: MEIQNLQATKTLTVSDSIHTTKENVRKIAPTAAEIQAWIVSYLADLLEINPDEIDTTIPFDRYGLDSAVVVGLTGDLEAWLDSKVDPTLIYDYPTIEDLTRHLAEELGAKM
- a CDS encoding fatty acyl-AMP ligase; translation: MTADHDYSSEIKDKFLSLVDLLEYRARKHPERKACTFLQDGEIEVGSLTYKDLDQQARVIAAKLQNLDTIGSRALLLYPPGLEFITAFLGCLYAGIVAVPAYPPRRNQTLSRLQAIVMDAQATLALTKTSLISNIESSFVKELELTKLCWLATDSIATYNLGGAWQKPQLTNNTLAFLQYTSGSTGTPKGVMVSHGNLLHNSALIHKCFAHTPNSKGVIWLPPYHDMGLIGGVLQALFGGCSVTLMSPVDFLQRPYRWLRAISRYQATTSGGPNFAYDLCVRKIKPEQMADLDLSSWDVAFTGAEPVRAETLEQFAAKFAACGFRREAFLPCYGLAEATLIVSGTQKTALPIIHRVSGTELEQNRVVASAGKEGTRAIVSCGQSWLNQEIAIIDPDSLTLCPANTVGEVWVSSPSIAQGYWNRPEETKQTFHAYLADRSAGPFLRTGDLGFLHNDELFITGRIKDLIIIRGQNHYPQDIELTVDKSHPALQPCCGAAFAVEVKGSERLVIVQEVKRSYLRKLNMNEIIENIRQAVAEQHGIQVYAAVLVKTGSIPKTSSGKIQRYACRSKFLTGNLDVVEDWSENPQSKAKFLHLHTEVESVLQKVLTSKLQK